In Thermoanaerobacterium sp. PSU-2, the genomic stretch ACTATCTGCTGGCCTTCTTTTTCTATCCAGCCTGTTTTGACACATATCTGATCTGGACAATTGGCTTCTTCCATTCTTACCTTACCATCTTTTATCTCAACCACATTTAAATGCTGGCCATTGTGAATTGTCACTGTTTTATCAACATTTAAAGGCAATTCTTGGTACTTAGAACCATTTACTTCAATTACAACATCTGTGCCAGTTCTTGATAGCGCCTTGTCATAAGTAAAATAGGCAGAAGCAAAAGAAATAATCAAAAGCACTCCTATTAAAATCTTATCACCTATTTTCATACAGCTTAAACCTCGAATCTGTTATCTTTAATTTACCTTTAAGTCCTGATGTTGCATATACCTTATAGTCCGGTGTAACAAAAATCGCATCAACACCAGGCATGCTCTCTATCAATTTCATCCCTTTATCAACACCTAAAATAAAGGTGATTGTAGATAACGCATCAGCATCAATAGATTTAATATTAGTAGAAACTATTGTTGTACTGACGACGCCGCTTTCTGCAGGATACCCTGTAAAAGGATTTAATATGTGATGGTATCTTTTTCCGTTTTGAATAAAATATCTTTCATAATTGCCAGATGTGTCAATAAGCATATCTTTGCCTGAAACAATGGCGAAATACGTACCTTTATCTCCAAAAGGATTCTGTATGCCTATATTCCAATTGGAGCCATCTGGCTTTGAACCATAAAGGTATACGCTGCTGCCGCCTAAATTTATAAGCGCGTGCTTTACACCATTTTCTTTCATGATATTTTCCAGTTCATCAGCAGCAAAGCCTTTAGCAATTCCTCCCAAATCGATTGCCATGCCTTTTCTGCTTAATTTAACTTCATCGTTCTTTTCGTCCAGCAAGACGTCTTTGTAGTTTATGTATTTCATGGCATCCTTAATTTGGCTTTCCGTCGGAACATGGGCATGATCAGTGCCGATACCCCATAAATTCACCAACGGAGCGATAGTTATATCGAAATATCCACCACTTATTTTGCTGTACTTTAAAGCCGTCTTTATGACGTAAAATGTCTCTGGATTTACTTTCACATACTTTACACCAGCATTGTCGTTTATCTTTTGTATGTCGCTACCGCTTTTCTGGCTGCTCATAAGGTTGTCGATTTCTTTCAATTTGTTCATGGACTCGTCAACTGCTTTTTTGGCATTTCTGCCGTATGCAGTAACTTGCATGACAGTATCCATCATAAAATCAGTACGTGTATACTGTTGATCGTTGTTGCCACACCCTACAACGGATACAGAGATAAGCATTGTCACAATAATTGCTACAAATTTTTTTATAAAATGATTCATCATCTAAACAATCCTCTCAATTAAGTTAAATTCGCCTCTTTTATTATAAATTTTTTTTCTAAATTCTTCAAGCAAAATAGCATTAGCATTCATTTCAAGCTCTATAAACTTGTAAGATTCATTTTTTACGTATATAATCTTATTGTAAGGGGGAAATTAGCGGAATGATAAAATTCATGATAAAAATTTACATACTTTACTTAGTCTTAGTAGCACTGCTTCCTACCATGCTGGGCCGTATTTTCCACTATAATGTCATATATACAAGCAGAAAAAAGAAAGTGCCATGGATAGCGATTACTTTTGATGACGGCCCAGATCCCGAATACACGCCTACACTTTTGTCCCTTCTGGATAAATACAATGTTAAAGCGTGCTTTTTTTTGTTGGCAGACAAAGTTGAGAAGTATCCAGATTTAGCCAAAGAAATCGTAAATAGAGGTCATGAGATAGGCATACACGGTTATAAGCATCACATAAACTGGTTTTTAGGACCTATTGCTACGTACAAGGAATTATTAAAATCGGTTGAAATTATCTCTCAGATTACCGGAAAGTATCCTTCATATTATAGGCCTCCATGGGGATTGTTTACAACTTTTATCTACCGGTACTCAAAAAAATTAGGCATCAAAATAATTTTATGGAGTTACATGAGCTGGGATTGGAAAGTAAAAGACCCAAATCTGATAGTAAATCGCGTATTAAACAAAGTAAAGGGCGGAAACATTTTAATATTTCACGACAGCAGCGACAACATAGGGTCAGACAAAGAAGCTCCTGAGACAATGCTTATAGCTCTTGATAAGATAATAAGTGGAATAAAAGAGAAGAACTTAGAGATTGTAGACATAAATAAATTTATCTTTTCGTAAACGGGGTAATCATTATGAAGAAGATTTTTATGTACATTTGGTCTTTGTGGGAACTTGTATTTGCAAAATTAAATAATATCCATACAGTAGGTGGAGACGACTCTGAAATAAGAATCGCATTAAAAAAATACAGAGGTAAGAGGATCGTGCTGAAAGATGGCACAGTTTTAGATAGAGGCGATAAATTTGCTGAGCTTCACTTAAACAATAAAGTCCTTACAGAAATAACCTCCAGCAGCAATTCACCTATTGCTATTGGCATCATAGCACTAAAAAGGTTTAAAAAATCTTTAAAAGCATTAAAAGCTTACATCAATGAAAATCATGATTTCGAAGATGTAAATGTATTTATGGGATACACACTTTTCAATCAAGGTGTGGAAATGCTTGGCTTTGAAGTAATGGACATGAAATCACCTCTTGAAAGATTCATAATAACCCATTATGAAAGCTTTCTTTTGGGCATATTTCACCCTGAAGGATTTAAGCGGCTTCGTAACAATAAATTCACGGCAAAGATGGTTTTGATTACGAAAAAGACGATAAACAGCCGCTACTAATTTAATGCTTTTTGGATTTTTTCTAAAATCATTTTCTCGCTTTCTTTATTTTTTAATCCATCTATTAATGCTTTATTAAACATGATATTTTTGTCATGCCAATTCTTCGGTATATTATCAGTGTATTTCACTGCCATGTCAATTTTTTTCATAATTTCGTCGGTTATAGGTACATCCTTTATGACTGGTATAAACCCTATTTTCTCTACGCTTTCTTGAGAATCTGCAATAAATTTTACAAATTTAAACGCCATATCCAATTTCTTTTTGTCGCTCTGCTTTGTGATGCCGTAACCGTAAATTTTTGGAGATATTGTGATAGGCACATCGCCATCTCCTTCTGGATACAACGCAATATCAAACTGAAAAAGTTTATTCTTATTTTCAAGATATTTGAGGTATTGGACTTTGTAACTTTCATCGACCAAGACAGCGCTTTCTTTATTGACTGTAAAACTATCCCACACTTTGCTGTAATCACCACCAAAAGACACAGGATCTATCGCACTTTTTGCGTACAATTCTATCAATTTTTTAATGCCAGACTCCGCCTGCAGCCCCTTAAAGGAAACTATCCCTTTATCGTTGATTATATTTAAACCGTCTGCCATCAAAAACCCCCAAAGATTATAGCTTCTTTCCATATACATAGTTATTCCATAGAAATCCTTTTTTTCTTTTTTGCCTTCTTGATATGTAAGCTTAGCCATATCATCTAGAAACTCTTCGTAGCTCCACTCTCCATTTTGAGGAACTTCCACTTCTTTTTTGCTGAACAAATCGCTGTTTATGTAAAGGACACTTGTGTACATCCCTAAAGGAATGCCATAAACACTATTATTATACATAAATCCATTGAGGACATCTTCTTTTAATGAATTCTTATAACTTTTACCAAAAAATTTGTCAAGTGGCTCTAATTTATCATTGTAAATAAATGGACTGTCTGAAGTTATAGGGATTATATCAGGTTTATCCGTGCCAATTATATCATTGACATCATAATAAAAATTTCCATTTCTAATTGGCTCAAATTCAATTATAACCCCTGGATGCAAATATTCGAAATCCTGTATCTTTTTCTTTATAAAATTAAAACCAATAGGATCATCAGTTGACCAATGGGGAAAATCGCAAAATGTAATTATCCCCCTGTAATCTTCATCATCTGTCTGTGTAAAGTTTATTTTGCCTGTTTCATACAAGTACATGTAATATGGCCATGTGACTAAAAAAACAACAATCAATAAAATTAAAAAAAGAGCAAAAGGCTTTTTCATAAGATTCACCTCTTACTCTATCTATATTCACATTAAACATTCCATATCACTCTTTATTTTTACTAAGTTCACTTATTTCTTTTTCTAATGCATCCATCCTGGCTTTTAAATCTTGTGCTTCTTTTAAGGCTGCATCCCTTTGATTCTGCAGCTCTTCTATGATGCTTTTTGCAATCTCATCGCTATCACTTCTCATTTTTGACAACTGCTCGTCTTTGTATTTTACAGCATCTTTTGCTATGCCATCGATGTTCTGTTTCGCTGCATCTGCTAAATTCTTCATCTTTTCAGACAATGTCATTGCACCAGAGACAGCACCAACAGCTACTGGCTTCAAAGCCCTTTTTATATTTGGACCTATAGATGCAAGTATAAAAGCAGCACTTATCCCCAATAAAAAACCTTTTGTAGTATTTGTACCCATAAAATTGCCTAATATTTTAAATCTCATCGATACATTGTCTTGCCATGTAAGCTCATTGTTGCGAGTCTTACCAAAAAAATCATAAGCTCTCTTAAAGCTGTTTTGATGTGATTTCTCATCAGACAAGATTTTCTTAAAGATATTTCTCACGTAAGGATTGCGAATCTTGTCTAAATCAGCCATGTACTGTTCAATCGCCAGCGATTCACTGCTTATGCCATCTGATAAAACTTTCATTAAGCTTTCCTTATTTTCCATATATATTTTGCTCCTTCCATAACGTGTAATATAAGCTAACGTTAGTTATATTATCCATTATGGAATATTTTATGCGTCCTACTGATCTTCAGGTTCATCTTCCATTTTTTTGTTTTCTTGGTTGACTCTGCTGTCAATGTACTTCTCAAACACACCTCTATCATATACGTTTATGGCAAGCCCAACTAAGCTAAATCCGATGACAATAAGCGGAATGAACGCAAATAAAATGCAAAGTCCAAACAATAATAAGCTTAATAGCACTATGCCTATCGTCTGAGGCAACTTTATGATTGAAAATATCAAAGCATTTTTATATATATGCTTTATCTTTAAATCATACGTAACCATCAAAGGATAAATATACACATTCATGAGAACAAGTATAAAGCCAATAAATATGGTAATATAGCTGCCCGCAATTTTTATAAAGCCTGTACTGTATGAAGAATAAATTTTGTAATTATTGATTAATATAAAAGCTGCTAAAGCGTTTATCAACGTAATTATAAAGCTTTGCTTGAAATTCTTAACAAACCCGTCTTTGAAATCATTCCAAAGCCATACATTTCTATTAAGTGCATGATTCCTAAGCACATTATTGAATCCAGCCAAAGCAGGTCCTATCGTCACGATAGGTATGCACGACACAATCAATAAAAGATTAAGGCTTATAAGTTGCCAGAAGTTGTTTTTTAAAATATCAAGAAACAAAGACATACCCTTCTTAGGAATATCATCAGCCTTTAAATCAGGTCTATGTGGATCGCCATAGTACATTCTATTAAAAAAATTTCCAAACATCGTTTACCTCTCCTATATCAGTCTATAATTCAATTATAAATGGTATGCTGAGAATTTTCAATGACAAAAAAATATTAGATAGCATTACAAAATACTATCTAATATTATATTTGATATACCCATCAAGGCTGTATTATAATCTGGATTTGAAAAGGCAATGCTGCAGGATGAATAATTTGCTTCAAAAGATCTCTTTTTAATAGTCTCCAATACAACGTCTTCTATAAACTTTCGACCTCTCACTATTCCACCTGATATGAGCACCAACTCTGGGCTAAAGACATTGACTATATTCGCAATGCCTATGCCTAAGTAAATAGCGATTTTGTTTAACTCAGATAAAGCAACTTCATCCCCTTCTTCCGCGGCTTTGTACACAAATCTGGTTGTTATATTTTCCAAGTCTCCGTTGACGTATTCAGACACAAGAGAATAAGATCCCTCTTTTATTCTTTTTACCACATTGTTTACCAATGCTTTCTCAGATGCCAAAGCTTCAAAACATCCGTAATTGCCGCAACTGCATTTAGGACCGGCAACGTCGATTGTAGTATGTCCTATCTCACCAGCCATGTCGTTAATTCCTCTGTATATTTTGCCATCCAATATTATTGTTGAACCTATTCCATGTCCTACTTTTAAAAACACAACATTGCCGACATTTTTAGCAATTCCGTTGTAGAATTCCCCTAAAGCCATGGCTCTGACGTCATTTTCAACAAACGTAGGAATCCCAAATTCTTTTTCTATCATGTCCTTTATAGGCACATTTCTCCACCCTATATTAGGAGAAAATACGGATATACCTTCGCTTGACTTTACAGGACCTCTAACTACTATGCCGATCCCAGCTATCTCTTTCTTTGAAATATCTTTTAAATGCCTTATTCTATCGAATAAAAGCTTGAATATGCTTTCCGAATCTTCCTTTTTTATGTTGTCAACTTTTGATTCTTTTATGGTAAGTTCAGCATCCAACAGGTACTCTTCCATTATATCTGTCCCGATTATTATAACGATTATATCAAAAGCTTCATTGTTTATCTTCAATATGACAGGCGGCCTTCCACCGCTGGATTCTCCTAATTTGTCTTCTTTCACAAGTCCGTCCTCTAAAAGCTTGTTTATGATATTCGTAACTGTAGGTGGCGTCAAATTCGTTATCTTTGCTATTTCAGACCTTGATACGTATTTG encodes the following:
- a CDS encoding NusG domain II-containing protein, with protein sequence MKIGDKILIGVLLIISFASAYFTYDKALSRTGTDVVIEVNGSKYQELPLNVDKTVTIHNGQHLNVVEIKDGKVRMEEANCPDQICVKTGWIEKEGQQIVCLPNRVVVRVTGGKKGEVDDVVY
- a CDS encoding FAD:protein FMN transferase, with amino-acid sequence MNHFIKKFVAIIVTMLISVSVVGCGNNDQQYTRTDFMMDTVMQVTAYGRNAKKAVDESMNKLKEIDNLMSSQKSGSDIQKINDNAGVKYVKVNPETFYVIKTALKYSKISGGYFDITIAPLVNLWGIGTDHAHVPTESQIKDAMKYINYKDVLLDEKNDEVKLSRKGMAIDLGGIAKGFAADELENIMKENGVKHALINLGGSSVYLYGSKPDGSNWNIGIQNPFGDKGTYFAIVSGKDMLIDTSGNYERYFIQNGKRYHHILNPFTGYPAESGVVSTTIVSTNIKSIDADALSTITFILGVDKGMKLIESMPGVDAIFVTPDYKVYATSGLKGKLKITDSRFKLYENR
- a CDS encoding polysaccharide deacetylase family protein; this translates as MIKFMIKIYILYLVLVALLPTMLGRIFHYNVIYTSRKKKVPWIAITFDDGPDPEYTPTLLSLLDKYNVKACFFLLADKVEKYPDLAKEIVNRGHEIGIHGYKHHINWFLGPIATYKELLKSVEIISQITGKYPSYYRPPWGLFTTFIYRYSKKLGIKIILWSYMSWDWKVKDPNLIVNRVLNKVKGGNILIFHDSSDNIGSDKEAPETMLIALDKIISGIKEKNLEIVDINKFIFS
- a CDS encoding extracellular solute-binding protein, whose translation is MKKPFALFLILLIVVFLVTWPYYMYLYETGKINFTQTDDEDYRGIITFCDFPHWSTDDPIGFNFIKKKIQDFEYLHPGVIIEFEPIRNGNFYYDVNDIIGTDKPDIIPITSDSPFIYNDKLEPLDKFFGKSYKNSLKEDVLNGFMYNNSVYGIPLGMYTSVLYINSDLFSKKEVEVPQNGEWSYEEFLDDMAKLTYQEGKKEKKDFYGITMYMERSYNLWGFLMADGLNIINDKGIVSFKGLQAESGIKKLIELYAKSAIDPVSFGGDYSKVWDSFTVNKESAVLVDESYKVQYLKYLENKNKLFQFDIALYPEGDGDVPITISPKIYGYGITKQSDKKKLDMAFKFVKFIADSQESVEKIGFIPVIKDVPITDEIMKKIDMAVKYTDNIPKNWHDKNIMFNKALIDGLKNKESEKMILEKIQKALN
- a CDS encoding ferritin family protein; the encoded protein is MENKESLMKVLSDGISSESLAIEQYMADLDKIRNPYVRNIFKKILSDEKSHQNSFKRAYDFFGKTRNNELTWQDNVSMRFKILGNFMGTNTTKGFLLGISAAFILASIGPNIKRALKPVAVGAVSGAMTLSEKMKNLADAAKQNIDGIAKDAVKYKDEQLSKMRSDSDEIAKSIIEELQNQRDAALKEAQDLKARMDALEKEISELSKNKE
- a CDS encoding DUF624 domain-containing protein, encoding MFGNFFNRMYYGDPHRPDLKADDIPKKGMSLFLDILKNNFWQLISLNLLLIVSCIPIVTIGPALAGFNNVLRNHALNRNVWLWNDFKDGFVKNFKQSFIITLINALAAFILINNYKIYSSYSTGFIKIAGSYITIFIGFILVLMNVYIYPLMVTYDLKIKHIYKNALIFSIIKLPQTIGIVLLSLLLFGLCILFAFIPLIVIGFSLVGLAINVYDRGVFEKYIDSRVNQENKKMEDEPEDQ
- a CDS encoding ROK family transcriptional regulator, which encodes MADLIPVSYKLLKGMNESLILNVIRHNKYVSRSEIAKITNLTPPTVTNIINKLLEDGLVKEDKLGESSGGRPPVILKINNEAFDIIVIIIGTDIMEEYLLDAELTIKESKVDNIKKEDSESIFKLLFDRIRHLKDISKKEIAGIGIVVRGPVKSSEGISVFSPNIGWRNVPIKDMIEKEFGIPTFVENDVRAMALGEFYNGIAKNVGNVVFLKVGHGIGSTIILDGKIYRGINDMAGEIGHTTIDVAGPKCSCGNYGCFEALASEKALVNNVVKRIKEGSYSLVSEYVNGDLENITTRFVYKAAEEGDEVALSELNKIAIYLGIGIANIVNVFSPELVLISGGIVRGRKFIEDVVLETIKKRSFEANYSSCSIAFSNPDYNTALMGISNIILDSIL